The proteins below come from a single Salinilacihabitans rarus genomic window:
- a CDS encoding ABC transporter substrate-binding protein: MDIQPNRRRMLSGLCGVGVAGLAGCTDSVPGGGTMATDDGEEIGGTDRTIKIGTMLPLSGPRSTVGESIRDAAVLPIEQVRDEVALEIEHAGADTESDPAAAVQAAASLVDEGYPMVTGPLDSDIVLQVTQQVLIPYQTVCCSPGATTPTITTLNDGGLVFRTAVSDSVQGTVLAEIAATDLGGDSAATLYVNNDYGWQLSQAFSRSFRDDHGGTITEQIPIDESATSYAAELDRAADGDPDVLVLATYPEMGETLFSDLGAEYDADVLVTDGLREGDLHDLVDHSLDGIRGTAPLIDGPGSDAFADLYADAYGADPGLFESNAYDASAVLLLANAYAGQNDGRAIQSAIRAVTSGGGEEVTPETLAEGLELAASGTAVEYRGASNETRFDENGDTMDTTFEYWEFDESADGGIAEIDRITA; encoded by the coding sequence ATGGACATTCAGCCGAATCGGAGACGAATGCTCTCGGGGCTCTGTGGCGTCGGGGTCGCCGGACTCGCCGGCTGTACCGACTCCGTGCCGGGGGGTGGAACGATGGCGACCGACGACGGGGAGGAGATCGGCGGCACCGATCGAACGATCAAGATCGGAACGATGCTGCCGCTGAGCGGCCCCCGGAGCACGGTCGGGGAGTCGATCCGCGACGCCGCCGTGTTGCCGATCGAGCAGGTGAGAGACGAGGTCGCTCTCGAGATCGAACACGCGGGGGCGGACACGGAGAGCGACCCGGCGGCGGCGGTGCAGGCCGCCGCGTCGCTCGTCGACGAGGGGTATCCGATGGTGACCGGGCCGCTCGACTCCGACATCGTGTTGCAGGTGACCCAGCAGGTGTTGATCCCGTACCAGACCGTCTGTTGCTCGCCGGGAGCGACCACGCCGACGATCACGACGCTCAACGACGGCGGCCTCGTCTTTCGAACGGCCGTCTCGGACTCGGTACAGGGGACCGTCCTCGCCGAGATCGCGGCGACCGACCTCGGAGGCGACAGCGCCGCCACGCTCTACGTGAACAACGACTACGGGTGGCAGCTGAGTCAGGCGTTCAGCCGCTCGTTCCGGGACGACCACGGGGGGACGATCACGGAACAGATCCCGATCGACGAGTCGGCGACGTCGTACGCGGCCGAACTCGACCGGGCGGCGGACGGCGACCCCGACGTGCTCGTCCTCGCCACCTACCCCGAGATGGGCGAGACGCTCTTCTCGGACCTCGGCGCGGAGTACGACGCCGACGTCCTCGTCACCGACGGACTCCGCGAGGGCGACCTCCACGACCTCGTCGATCACTCGCTCGACGGGATCCGCGGAACCGCGCCGCTGATCGACGGGCCGGGAAGCGACGCGTTCGCCGACCTGTACGCGGACGCGTACGGCGCCGACCCCGGGCTGTTCGAGTCGAACGCGTACGACGCGAGCGCCGTGCTCCTGCTCGCGAACGCCTACGCCGGCCAGAACGACGGGCGGGCGATCCAGAGCGCCATCCGGGCGGTGACCAGCGGCGGCGGCGAGGAGGTCACCCCGGAGACGCTCGCCGAGGGCCTCGAACTCGCGGCGTCGGGGACGGCCGTCGAGTACCGGGGCGCGTCGAACGAGACGCGGTTCGACGAGAACGGCGACACCATGGACACCACCTTCGAGTACTGGGAGTTCGACGAGAGCGCAGACGGCGGCATCGCCGAAATAGACCGGATCACCGCGTAA
- a CDS encoding DUF7091 family protein produces the protein MTDRRGNGIERVLRSTFRDAGRRYEEFRRSGQFEEAREAYRSAKNASGLPTDDEGRAKIVCRRYAERRAALLDEEYRPACYEAGHPDCEGCAEDVREGRIETW, from the coding sequence ATGACGGACCGACGCGGGAACGGGATCGAGCGCGTCCTCCGTTCGACGTTCCGGGACGCGGGCCGGCGGTACGAGGAGTTTCGCCGCTCCGGCCAGTTCGAGGAGGCCCGCGAGGCCTACCGGAGCGCGAAGAACGCGAGCGGGCTGCCGACCGACGACGAGGGACGGGCGAAGATCGTCTGTCGCCGCTACGCCGAGCGCCGGGCCGCGCTGCTGGACGAGGAGTATCGGCCGGCGTGTTACGAGGCGGGCCACCCCGACTGCGAGGGCTGTGCGGAGGACGTCCGCGAGGGTCGGATCGAGACCTGGTGA
- a CDS encoding electron transfer flavoprotein subunit alpha/FixB family protein gives MSDILAIVDHRRGELREVSYELVTAGRELADETGGDLHLAVISGTVEAFAEKLDREGVDAVHTVDHGEEFNHDVYAQTVTQLYDELAPEYVLAANSVNGLDYAPAVAAELDLPIVTDVVDLAVDGESLVATREMYGGKVETTTELDANSAIVTIREGEWPAAEGTGDAAIEAFDAEIDEDAIGSTVTGFEEVAAGDVDITEADVLVSIGRGIEEEENLDIVRDLADALGATLSSSRPIVDAGWLPASRQVGQSGKVVTPDVYIAIGISGAVQHVAGMKGSDTIVAINTDPNAPIMDIADYAIVDDLFDVVPALAEEFQ, from the coding sequence ATGAGCGACATCTTGGCGATCGTCGACCACCGCCGCGGCGAACTGCGCGAGGTCAGCTACGAACTCGTCACCGCCGGCCGCGAACTCGCCGACGAGACCGGCGGCGACCTGCACCTCGCGGTGATCAGCGGCACCGTCGAGGCGTTCGCGGAGAAACTCGACCGCGAGGGCGTCGACGCCGTCCACACCGTCGACCACGGCGAGGAGTTCAACCACGACGTCTACGCCCAGACCGTCACCCAGCTGTACGACGAACTCGCGCCGGAGTACGTGCTCGCGGCCAACAGCGTCAACGGGCTCGACTACGCCCCCGCGGTCGCGGCCGAACTCGACCTGCCGATCGTCACCGACGTCGTCGACCTCGCGGTCGACGGCGAGAGCCTCGTCGCGACCCGCGAGATGTACGGCGGGAAAGTCGAGACGACGACCGAACTCGACGCCAACTCGGCGATCGTCACCATCCGCGAGGGCGAGTGGCCCGCCGCCGAAGGAACCGGCGACGCCGCGATCGAGGCGTTCGACGCCGAGATCGACGAGGACGCCATCGGCTCGACCGTCACCGGCTTCGAGGAGGTCGCCGCCGGCGACGTCGACATCACCGAGGCCGACGTGCTCGTCTCCATCGGCCGCGGCATCGAGGAGGAGGAGAACCTCGACATCGTCCGCGACCTCGCGGACGCGCTGGGCGCGACCCTCTCCTCGTCCCGGCCGATCGTCGACGCCGGCTGGCTGCCCGCGAGCCGGCAGGTCGGCCAGTCCGGGAAGGTCGTCACGCCCGACGTCTACATCGCGATCGGCATCTCCGGTGCCGTCCAGCACGTCGCCGGGATGAAGGGGTCGGACACGATCGTCGCGATCAACACCGACCCGAACGCGCCGATCATGGACATCGCCGACTACGCCATCGTCGACGACCTCTTCGACGTCGTCCCGGCGCTCGCCGAGGAGTTCCAGTAG
- a CDS encoding aldo/keto reductase: MTTPTATLPSGDELPLVGFGTWDIGGETLREALRAALDAGYTHVDTAEGYMNEDEIGEVIADYDREELFLTSKVLPKNLAYESVIQSCEASLERLGTDYLDLYLIHWPNPAISLRETLRAMAHLREEGLVRNVGVSNFSAYQLSCAHHVSDVPIAVNQIEFHPWLQRPDLVEYCHETDTVVEAAAPLARTEIFDDEVVRELADEYGKTPAQIVLRWAVERDVVVLPKSSSPEHVRENLSLFDWELDAADRRRLDERDRDAPVYDTRARDWTGDVYGISE, from the coding sequence ATGACGACACCGACTGCGACGCTCCCGAGCGGCGACGAACTGCCGCTCGTCGGGTTCGGCACGTGGGACATCGGCGGCGAGACCCTCCGCGAGGCTCTCCGCGCGGCGCTCGACGCGGGCTACACCCACGTCGACACCGCCGAGGGGTACATGAACGAGGACGAGATCGGCGAGGTGATCGCCGACTACGACCGCGAGGAACTGTTTCTCACCTCGAAGGTGCTCCCGAAGAACCTCGCCTACGAGTCCGTCATCCAGTCCTGCGAGGCGTCACTGGAGCGACTCGGGACGGACTACCTCGACCTCTACCTGATCCACTGGCCCAACCCGGCGATCTCGCTGCGCGAGACCCTGCGGGCGATGGCCCACCTCCGCGAGGAGGGGCTGGTCCGCAACGTCGGCGTCTCGAACTTCAGCGCCTACCAGCTCAGCTGCGCCCACCACGTCTCGGACGTCCCGATCGCGGTCAACCAGATCGAGTTCCACCCGTGGCTCCAGCGGCCCGACCTCGTCGAGTACTGCCACGAGACCGACACGGTCGTCGAGGCCGCCGCGCCGCTGGCGCGGACGGAGATTTTCGACGACGAGGTCGTCCGGGAACTCGCCGACGAGTACGGGAAGACCCCGGCACAGATCGTCCTCCGCTGGGCGGTCGAGCGGGACGTCGTCGTCCTCCCGAAGTCCTCCTCGCCCGAGCACGTCCGGGAGAACCTCTCCCTCTTCGACTGGGAACTGGACGCAGCCGACCGCCGGCGACTCGACGAGCGCGACCGCGACGCCCCGGTGTACGATACGCGAGCGAGGGACTGGACCGGCGACGTCTACGGCATCTCGGAGTGA
- a CDS encoding electron transfer flavoprotein subunit beta/FixA family protein, whose amino-acid sequence MKVLVTVKEVATVEDEFEIDGTAIDERYLGADLNEWDDYAIEEAVQLSEDGVVDEVVTVTIGPEDCEQTIRQALAKGADRAIRVWDDTLEGVDLLDVDAKTAILEAVVEEEAPDLVLSGVQSGDDSWGATGVSLAESIDFQWAAVVNDLDHDLGDVASVRRELEGGVEELTDVELPAVLTIQTGINEPRYASLRGIRMAQRKELATKTLADLGVDESAVEGAVRLTDMYEPESETDVTVWEGGAEETAGELAELLRDKGVVA is encoded by the coding sequence ATGAAAGTTCTCGTTACGGTCAAGGAGGTCGCGACCGTCGAAGACGAGTTCGAGATCGACGGCACCGCGATCGACGAGCGGTACCTCGGCGCCGACCTCAACGAGTGGGACGACTACGCCATCGAGGAGGCCGTCCAGCTCTCGGAGGACGGCGTCGTCGACGAGGTCGTGACGGTCACGATCGGCCCGGAAGACTGCGAGCAGACGATCCGGCAGGCGCTGGCGAAAGGCGCCGACCGCGCGATCCGCGTCTGGGACGACACGCTCGAAGGCGTCGACCTGCTCGACGTGGACGCGAAGACCGCCATCCTCGAGGCGGTCGTCGAGGAGGAAGCGCCCGACCTCGTGCTCTCGGGCGTCCAGTCCGGCGACGATAGCTGGGGCGCGACCGGCGTCTCGCTGGCCGAGTCGATCGACTTCCAGTGGGCCGCGGTCGTCAACGACCTCGACCACGACCTCGGGGACGTCGCCTCGGTCCGGCGCGAACTCGAGGGCGGCGTCGAGGAGCTGACCGACGTCGAACTGCCGGCCGTGTTGACGATCCAGACGGGGATCAACGAGCCCCGCTACGCCAGCCTGCGCGGCATCCGCATGGCCCAGCGCAAGGAACTCGCGACGAAGACGCTCGCCGACCTCGGCGTCGACGAGAGCGCCGTCGAGGGCGCGGTCAGGCTCACCGATATGTACGAGCCCGAGTCCGAGACCGACGTGACCGTCTGGGAGGGCGGCGCCGAGGAGACCGCCGGGGAACTCGCTGAACTCCTCCGCGACAAGGGGGTGGTCGCATGA
- a CDS encoding replication factor A (Replication protein A protects and stabilize the intermediate ssDNA that is generated by the unwinding action of a DNA helicase at the replication fork. In addition, SSBs prevent the formation of secondary structures by single-stranded template DNA.), with product MSELRQHAEDVHDQFSEHLDLDVEDVEKRLHTLVDEYKVPIDEARRSVTNHYLDEAGLDREDIARGGSEDVDIEEIDEPEQWVDLTAKVIELWEPRSDSIAQVGLIGDPTGTIKFTKWAKSDLPSLDEGGVYELRNVVTDEYQGRYSVKLNSTTVIEELDEDIEVGDDTSEIEGALVAMQSGSGLIKRCPTEDCTRVLQNGRCSEHGEVEGEFDLRIKGVVDDGIDAHEVIFDAEATEALTGIGLEEAKEMAMDALDTTVVADEIRAAVVGTYYRVEGPTFGRYVLADDVEELDGPADAEDLLIKARSM from the coding sequence ATGAGCGAGCTACGACAGCACGCGGAAGACGTACACGACCAGTTCTCGGAGCACCTCGACCTCGACGTCGAGGACGTAGAGAAGCGATTGCACACGCTCGTCGACGAGTACAAGGTGCCGATCGACGAGGCCCGCCGCAGCGTCACCAACCACTACCTCGACGAGGCCGGCCTCGACCGCGAGGACATCGCCCGCGGCGGCAGCGAGGACGTCGACATCGAGGAGATCGACGAACCGGAGCAGTGGGTGGACCTCACCGCGAAGGTCATCGAACTCTGGGAGCCCCGTAGCGACTCCATCGCGCAGGTCGGGCTGATCGGTGACCCGACGGGCACGATCAAGTTCACCAAGTGGGCCAAGTCCGACCTCCCGAGCCTCGATGAGGGCGGCGTCTACGAACTCCGGAACGTCGTCACCGACGAGTACCAGGGCCGGTACTCGGTCAAACTCAACTCGACGACGGTGATCGAGGAGCTCGACGAGGACATCGAGGTCGGCGACGACACGAGCGAGATCGAGGGCGCTCTCGTCGCCATGCAGAGCGGGTCGGGGCTCATCAAGCGCTGCCCGACGGAGGACTGTACCCGGGTCCTCCAGAACGGCCGCTGCTCCGAACACGGCGAGGTCGAAGGCGAGTTCGACCTCCGGATCAAGGGCGTCGTCGACGACGGGATCGACGCCCACGAGGTCATCTTCGACGCCGAGGCCACCGAGGCGCTGACGGGCATCGGTCTCGAGGAGGCCAAGGAGATGGCGATGGACGCGCTGGATACGACCGTCGTCGCCGACGAGATCCGCGCGGCGGTCGTCGGCACGTACTACCGCGTCGAGGGGCCGACCTTCGGCCGGTACGTCCTCGCCGACGACGTCGAGGAACTCGACGGACCGGCGGACGCAGAGGACCTGCTGATCAAAGCGAGGTCGATGTGA
- a CDS encoding TRAM domain-containing protein, with product MADCPLADECPSFSERIAGMGCQHYGDRGGKEWCNHYNQPIEDLKTQPVKPGEEVVVDVVDMHESGAGVGRTEDGFIVMVDGILPDARARVEITRVHSNHARAEEIERLPLEPDDEDEDADADDEADADAVDDADADEGGDGRKSRRERLGSRENFWGT from the coding sequence ATGGCAGACTGTCCACTCGCGGACGAGTGCCCCAGTTTCTCCGAGCGGATCGCGGGAATGGGGTGTCAACACTACGGCGACCGCGGCGGCAAGGAGTGGTGTAACCACTACAACCAGCCCATCGAGGACCTGAAGACCCAGCCCGTAAAACCGGGCGAGGAGGTCGTCGTCGACGTCGTGGACATGCACGAGAGCGGCGCCGGCGTCGGCCGCACCGAGGACGGCTTCATCGTCATGGTCGACGGCATCCTCCCCGACGCCCGCGCCCGCGTCGAGATCACCCGGGTACACAGCAACCACGCCCGCGCCGAGGAGATCGAGCGTCTGCCGCTGGAACCCGACGACGAGGACGAGGACGCGGACGCGGACGACGAGGCCGACGCGGACGCCGTCGACGACGCCGACGCCGACGAGGGCGGCGACGGCCGCAAATCCCGCCGCGAGCGCCTCGGCAGCCGCGAGAACTTCTGGGGAACCTGA
- a CDS encoding CBS domain-containing protein, with product MRSFRIGSLFGIPIKLDLTFLLVLPLFAYLIGAQIVPIVEILNGELGAEISVDAVTDGRSPWVLGLTAAIGLFVGVVLHELGHSLTAQRYGFPIDSITLWLFGGIAALSDMPEDWRQELNIAIAGPIVSVLVGVVSYAAFLATPASFDGVQFVLGYLAMLNVALAVFNMIPAFPMDGGRVLRAFLARTRPYAKATQQAAGVGKFFAVVMGLIGLLGPNILLIGVAFFVYIAASSEAQQVTMKAAFQDVSVADIMTPARDLHTVSPETTVAELVRRMFTERHTGYPVIENGDLVGLVTLSDAQEVRPVERDAYAVEEVMTTDLKTIPPEADAMTAIEQMQRDGIGRLLVVDAHGGLVGLISRSDLMTALNIIQESGTFSPSGQSRPAD from the coding sequence ATGAGGAGTTTCCGGATCGGGTCGCTGTTTGGCATCCCGATCAAGCTGGATCTGACGTTCTTGCTGGTCCTGCCCCTGTTCGCCTACCTCATCGGGGCACAGATCGTGCCGATCGTCGAGATTCTCAACGGCGAACTGGGCGCCGAGATTTCGGTCGACGCCGTCACCGACGGGCGGAGTCCGTGGGTGCTCGGACTCACGGCCGCGATCGGACTGTTCGTCGGGGTCGTCCTGCACGAACTCGGCCACTCGCTGACGGCCCAGCGGTACGGCTTTCCGATCGACTCCATCACGCTCTGGCTGTTCGGCGGCATCGCGGCGCTCTCGGATATGCCCGAGGACTGGCGCCAGGAACTCAACATCGCCATCGCGGGGCCGATCGTCAGCGTCCTCGTCGGCGTCGTCTCCTACGCCGCGTTTCTCGCGACGCCGGCGAGTTTCGACGGCGTCCAGTTCGTCCTCGGCTACCTCGCCATGTTGAACGTCGCGCTGGCGGTGTTCAACATGATCCCCGCGTTCCCGATGGACGGGGGCCGAGTGCTGCGGGCCTTCCTCGCCCGGACCCGGCCGTACGCGAAGGCCACCCAGCAGGCCGCCGGCGTCGGCAAGTTCTTCGCGGTGGTGATGGGGCTCATCGGCCTGCTCGGCCCGAACATCCTCCTCATCGGCGTCGCCTTCTTCGTCTACATCGCCGCGTCGAGCGAGGCCCAGCAGGTGACGATGAAAGCCGCCTTCCAGGACGTCAGCGTCGCAGACATCATGACGCCGGCACGCGACCTGCACACGGTCTCGCCGGAGACCACCGTCGCCGAACTCGTCCGGCGGATGTTCACCGAGCGCCACACCGGCTACCCCGTCATCGAGAACGGCGACCTCGTCGGTCTCGTGACGCTGTCGGACGCTCAGGAGGTCAGGCCGGTCGAGCGCGACGCCTACGCCGTCGAGGAAGTGATGACCACCGACCTGAAGACGATCCCGCCGGAGGCCGACGCGATGACCGCCATCGAGCAGATGCAACGGGACGGCATCGGCCGCCTGCTCGTCGTCGACGCGCACGGCGGCCTCGTCGGCCTGATCTCGCGAAGCGACCTGATGACCGCGCTCAACATCATCCAGGAGAGCGGCACGTTCAGCCCCTCCGGGCAGAGTCGACCCGCGGACTGA
- a CDS encoding RPA family protein — translation MSQTQLTREVARRAFASEFNDATYSFKESDDERAPNYALLPTGERANRVFVVGTLTETEDVGEESEYWRGRVVDPTGTFFVYAGQYQPEAAAVLRDAEPPTYVAIVGKPRTYETDDGTINVSLRPESISVVDENVRDRWVVETAERTLDRIEAFREWEAEQEAPESGSTAPTNEYAQMARERYDSPVENYRRDVIQALESLEDVEATA, via the coding sequence ATGAGCCAGACACAACTCACCCGCGAAGTCGCCCGGCGCGCCTTCGCCTCGGAGTTCAACGACGCGACGTACTCCTTCAAGGAGAGCGACGACGAGCGCGCGCCCAACTACGCGCTGCTCCCGACCGGCGAGCGTGCCAACCGCGTGTTCGTCGTCGGCACGCTCACCGAGACCGAGGACGTCGGCGAGGAGAGCGAGTACTGGCGCGGCCGGGTCGTCGACCCGACGGGGACGTTCTTCGTCTACGCCGGCCAGTACCAGCCCGAGGCCGCCGCCGTCCTGCGCGACGCCGAGCCGCCGACGTACGTCGCCATCGTGGGCAAACCCCGGACCTACGAGACCGACGACGGCACGATCAACGTCTCGCTGCGCCCCGAGTCCATCTCGGTCGTCGACGAGAACGTCCGCGACCGCTGGGTCGTCGAGACCGCCGAGCGCACCCTCGACCGCATCGAGGCGTTCCGGGAGTGGGAGGCCGAGCAGGAGGCGCCGGAAAGCGGGTCCACGGCCCCCACCAACGAGTACGCCCAGATGGCCCGCGAGCGGTACGACTCGCCCGTCGAGAACTACCGTCGCGACGTCATTCAGGCGCTCGAAAGCCTCGAGGACGTCGAAGCGACCGCCTGA
- a CDS encoding DUF5814 domain-containing protein, whose translation MAITDKIYVKNHRQLSSQLETNVPKGAFKGATLDLLFQGEGLEKLDDATRERVLDFASDFLDCDCDDNPYCGCPERKFIRYLLELRAQGLGPDAIVDVMSDDYMVYAYPGDVLSFLDDGVRTLEAAEALARVDGADEKRDEIRRAKRDLAK comes from the coding sequence GTGGCCATCACCGACAAAATCTACGTCAAGAACCACCGCCAGCTCAGCTCCCAGCTCGAGACGAACGTCCCGAAGGGGGCGTTCAAGGGGGCGACGCTGGACCTCCTCTTTCAGGGCGAGGGCCTCGAGAAGCTAGACGACGCCACCCGCGAGCGGGTGCTCGACTTCGCCAGCGACTTCCTCGACTGCGACTGCGACGACAACCCCTACTGTGGCTGTCCGGAGCGGAAGTTCATCCGGTACCTGCTCGAACTGCGCGCACAGGGGCTCGGCCCGGACGCGATCGTCGACGTGATGAGCGACGACTACATGGTGTACGCCTACCCCGGCGACGTGCTCTCGTTTCTCGACGACGGGGTGCGCACGCTCGAAGCCGCGGAGGCGCTGGCGCGCGTCGACGGCGCCGACGAGAAGCGAGACGAGATCCGCCGGGCCAAGCGGGACCTCGCGAAGTGA
- a CDS encoding ribbon-helix-helix protein, CopG family, which yields MGNKNKTVSFRVNEDAFEALQEIAEERDISLSAVFRDYVDKLVDHDGRVAVVPEGELEGGADDGDDPSFPPTVEVPKSFVREHERLELEAEHLREQLEEYRGYVADLRDRLEDEEEEVLLLDDLDDADEPYQLR from the coding sequence ATGGGCAACAAGAACAAGACGGTCTCCTTCCGGGTGAACGAGGACGCCTTCGAGGCGCTCCAGGAGATCGCCGAGGAGCGGGACATCTCGTTGTCCGCGGTCTTCCGGGACTACGTCGACAAACTCGTCGACCACGACGGCCGGGTCGCCGTCGTCCCGGAGGGGGAACTCGAGGGGGGCGCGGACGACGGCGACGACCCGTCGTTCCCGCCGACGGTCGAGGTGCCAAAGAGCTTCGTCCGCGAACACGAGCGCCTCGAACTCGAAGCCGAGCACCTCCGCGAGCAACTCGAGGAGTACCGGGGGTACGTCGCGGACCTCCGGGACCGGCTGGAGGACGAGGAAGAGGAGGTCCTGCTGCTGGACGACCTCGACGACGCGGACGAGCCCTACCAGTTACGCTAA
- a CDS encoding SDR family oxidoreductase produces the protein MDLELDGNAALVTASSSGLGFASAAALAREGADVTICGRDEDRLDDARDRLEAEAAGEVLAVPADLTDPDDVAALVDATVEAFGGLDHLVTSAGGPPSTTFLETSGRQWYEAYDLLVMSVVWTVESAHPHLLESDDGSIVCITSRTVREVADGLLLSNAVRRAVIGLVKTLSREFAPEIRANAVLPGTIETPRIEELIEARVARGSYADYDEGLAEMAADIPMERIGDPRELGEVVAFLSSPRASYVTGAEVPIDGGSLRS, from the coding sequence ATGGACCTCGAACTCGACGGAAACGCGGCGCTGGTGACGGCGTCTTCGAGCGGCCTCGGCTTCGCGAGCGCCGCGGCCCTCGCGCGCGAGGGGGCTGACGTGACCATCTGCGGCCGCGACGAGGACCGACTCGACGACGCACGCGACCGCCTCGAAGCCGAGGCGGCGGGCGAGGTGCTGGCGGTGCCGGCGGACCTCACCGATCCCGACGACGTCGCCGCGCTCGTCGACGCGACCGTCGAGGCGTTCGGCGGCCTCGACCACCTCGTCACGAGCGCGGGCGGCCCGCCGAGCACGACGTTCCTCGAGACCAGCGGGCGCCAGTGGTACGAGGCCTACGACCTGCTCGTGATGAGCGTCGTCTGGACGGTCGAGTCGGCCCACCCGCACCTGCTCGAGAGCGACGACGGGAGCATCGTCTGCATCACCTCGCGGACGGTCCGGGAGGTCGCCGACGGCCTCCTGCTGTCGAACGCCGTCCGGCGGGCCGTGATCGGCCTCGTCAAAACGCTCTCCCGGGAGTTCGCCCCGGAGATCCGCGCGAACGCCGTCCTCCCGGGGACGATCGAGACGCCGCGGATCGAGGAACTGATCGAGGCGCGCGTCGCCCGCGGCAGCTACGCCGACTACGACGAGGGGCTGGCCGAGATGGCCGCCGACATCCCGATGGAGCGGATCGGCGACCCGCGCGAACTCGGCGAGGTCGTGGCGTTCCTCTCGAGTCCGCGTGCGAGCTACGTCACCGGCGCCGAGGTGCCGATCGACGGCGGGTCGCTGCGGAGTTGA
- a CDS encoding Tfx family DNA-binding protein translates to MIDEVDALLEEIGFDPDESVLTRRQAQVLALRERDRSQAAIADALGTSRANVSSIEGSARDNVAKARETVAFAEALRAPVRVHVPAGTDLYDVPQQVYDACDAEDVKVDHTAPDLMKIVTDAAGDAVSGRRISEPLVVGVTAEGSVRVRRPE, encoded by the coding sequence GTGATCGACGAGGTGGACGCCCTGCTCGAAGAGATCGGCTTCGATCCCGACGAGAGCGTCCTCACGCGCAGGCAGGCGCAGGTACTGGCGCTTCGCGAGCGCGACCGGTCGCAGGCGGCGATCGCCGACGCGCTGGGCACCTCGCGGGCGAACGTCTCCTCGATCGAGGGGAGCGCGAGGGACAACGTCGCGAAAGCCCGCGAGACCGTCGCGTTCGCCGAGGCGCTCCGCGCGCCAGTGCGCGTCCACGTCCCCGCGGGGACCGACCTCTACGACGTCCCCCAGCAGGTGTACGACGCCTGCGACGCGGAGGATGTGAAAGTCGACCATACGGCTCCCGACCTCATGAAGATCGTCACCGACGCCGCGGGCGACGCCGTCAGCGGCCGGCGGATCTCCGAACCGCTGGTCGTCGGCGTCACCGCCGAGGGGTCGGTCCGGGTGCGCCGACCCGAGTGA